The following is a genomic window from Variovorax paradoxus.
GAGGATGGGCGCGATGTTTTCAAACATAGGCCACCTCCTGCGCGCTGCGCTGCGCCGGCAAGGGGCGCGGCGTGATGGGTTCGCGCGCCTCGCGTTCGCGGCGGCGCACCAGTTCGTCGATTTCACGGCCCAGTGCGGTCTTGCGCTCTTGGGTCGGCGCATCGAGCACCGCAAACTGCTCCACCAGCCGGCCCTTTTCCAGGATGGCGACATTGCGGCACAGCACCTCGACCACCGAGAGCTCGTGCGTCACGATGACGATGGTCACGCCGATCTTCTGGTTGATGTCGCGCAGCGTTTCGAGCAGCGCGCGCGTGGTTTCGGTGTCGAGCGCCGAGGTGGGCTCGTCGCACAGCAGCACTTGCGGCCGCGGCGCCAGCGCACGCGCGATGGCCACGCGCTGCTTCTGCCCGCCCGAAAGCTGGGCCGGGTATGTGTCGATCTTCTCGGCCAGCCCCACCAGGGCCAGGCACTCGCGCACGCGGGCGTCGATTTCGGCCTTCGAATGGCGGCCGTGGATCTTCAGCGGAAACGCCACGTTGTCGAACACCGTGGCGTTCTGCAGCAGGTTGAACTGCTGGAAGATCATGCCGATGTTCTGGCGCATGTCGCGCAGTTCGCGGCGCGAGAGCGTCGTCAGGTCGCGCCCGCCGACGAAGACCTTGCCCGCATCGGGCCGCTCCAGCAGGTTGATGAGGCGCAGCAGGGTCGACTTGCCCGCGCCGCTCTTGCCGATCAGGCCGAACACGTCGCCCTGGTGAATGTCGAGCGAGAGCGACTGCACGGCGTCGAACACCTCGCCGCTGGGCAAGGCAAAAGACTTCTGCACCGATTGAAGTCGGATGACCGGCGCCGCGTTGCCGCGGGCCGCATCAGGCGAATGGTTGGTCATGGAGAGGAGGCACGGCCCGCGTCAAGGCAGGCCGCGGAGTTCGCAAAAAGGTGCCGAGTATGAAAACAAAATCGTCAAAAGGGAACGAACAAATCGGCGCTTGCTTATGCATGAAAACGCATAAGCATTGAAGAAGCCCGGCGAGCAATGCCATATCGATATGCGCATTGGTTCGTTCCCAAACCGGCGGGGCAATGCCACATTCGCGGCCTTACTTTTTTTGATTTCGCGCAACAACATGCACAGCACCCTTCGCCGCCGCACCCTCGCCCTTGCAACCATTGCGGGCGCACTTTTCTTCACCGGCAGCACCGCCTTCGCGCAAGACAACAAGACCGCCATCAAGGTGGGCGTTTCCGTCGGCAACGGCGAGCAGATCTTCGAAGTGGTGAAGAAGGTCGCCGCCAAGGACGGCCTGAACATCCAGGTGGTGGTGTTCAACGACTACCAGCTGCCCAACGCCGCCCTCGCCTCGGGCGACCTGGACGCCAACGCCTTTCAGCACCAGCCCTTTCTGGACAACCAGAACAAGGCGCGCGGCTTCGACATCGTGCCCGTGGGCCTCACCATCACGGCGCCGCTGGGTTTCTACTCGCGCAAGATCAAGTCGATCGACCAGCTGCCCGACGGCGCCTCGGTCGGCATCCAGAACGATCCGTCGAACGGCAACCGCGCCCTGCTGCTGCTGCAAACGGCCGGCCTCATCACGCTGAAGCCCGATGCAGTGAAGAACAACAACGCCACGCCGC
Proteins encoded in this region:
- a CDS encoding methionine ABC transporter ATP-binding protein; this encodes MTNHSPDAARGNAAPVIRLQSVQKSFALPSGEVFDAVQSLSLDIHQGDVFGLIGKSGAGKSTLLRLINLLERPDAGKVFVGGRDLTTLSRRELRDMRQNIGMIFQQFNLLQNATVFDNVAFPLKIHGRHSKAEIDARVRECLALVGLAEKIDTYPAQLSGGQKQRVAIARALAPRPQVLLCDEPTSALDTETTRALLETLRDINQKIGVTIVIVTHELSVVEVLCRNVAILEKGRLVEQFAVLDAPTQERKTALGREIDELVRRREREAREPITPRPLPAQRSAQEVAYV
- a CDS encoding MetQ/NlpA family ABC transporter substrate-binding protein, which encodes MHSTLRRRTLALATIAGALFFTGSTAFAQDNKTAIKVGVSVGNGEQIFEVVKKVAAKDGLNIQVVVFNDYQLPNAALASGDLDANAFQHQPFLDNQNKARGFDIVPVGLTITAPLGFYSRKIKSIDQLPDGASVGIQNDPSNGNRALLLLQTAGLITLKPDAVKNNNATPLDVVSNPKKLKLVALDAAQLPRSLDDLAIAAINNDYAEKAGLSLAKDAVIKEAPKSPYANLIAVRRADKDKPWAKRLVAAYQSAEVKSFIESQFKGSLVPAF